In Pseudomonadota bacterium, the following proteins share a genomic window:
- a CDS encoding HU family DNA-binding protein, with the protein MAKPMTKTQLVAALADAMDSDKKSAGAALDAVCDVITKEVSGGGAVTLPGVGKIYCRERPERMVRNPATGEQIKKDADKVVKMTIAKALKESVNG; encoded by the coding sequence ATGGCCAAACCAATGACCAAGACCCAGCTCGTGGCCGCCCTCGCAGACGCGATGGACAGCGACAAGAAATCCGCGGGTGCCGCACTCGACGCTGTCTGCGACGTCATCACCAAAGAAGTGTCCGGCGGCGGTGCCGTCACGCTGCCCGGCGTGGGCAAGATCTACTGCCGTGAGCGCCCCGAGCGCATGGTGCGCAACCCGGCCACCGGCGAGCAGATCAAGAAAGACGCCGACAAGGTCGTCAAGATGACGATCGCCAAGGCGCTCAAGGAAAGCGTCAACGGCTAA